The following coding sequences are from one Rhipicephalus microplus isolate Deutch F79 chromosome 3, USDA_Rmic, whole genome shotgun sequence window:
- the LOC142802841 gene encoding mitochondrial import inner membrane translocase subunit Tim9-like — protein MAATMPWVDPQAEQIKQFKDFLVSYNKLSELFFAYCVHDFTMRHVRNKEEKCAMNCMEKYMKMNQRISQRFQEFQIPTDEAALAAQKKGCTSRRCDSER, from the coding sequence ATGGCGGCGACCATGCCATGGGTGGACCCGCAAGCCGAACAGATCAAGCAGTTCAAAGACTTTCTCGTCTCGTACAACAAGCTATCGGAGCTGTTCTTCGCCTACTGCGTGCACGACTTCACGATGAGGCACGTGAGGAATAAGGAGGAGAAGTGCGCCATGAACTGCATGGAGAAATACATGAAGATGAACCAGCGCATATCGCAGCGCTTCCAGGAGTTCCAAATTCCAACCGACGAAGCGGCGTTGGCAGCGCAAAAAAAGGGCTGCACTAGCCGTCGCTGTGACTCGGAGAGATGA